One genomic segment of Thalassospiraceae bacterium LMO-SO8 includes these proteins:
- a CDS encoding MmgE/PrpD family protein, translating to MKDADKAVPGATAVLADFAAGLTFEDLPGDVVEHLKLAVLDGLACCLHGATLPWTRMVADLVDADGGTPEASLIGMLRMVPVANAVLVNATAGHAFEMDDIHRDAITHPNSIAVPVALNMGERLLGTRRAGVPGALVLTAMAAGYEVACRVGAAAGTDLLLRGFHPQGTVGPLVAAATAARMMGLDAAGMANALGIAGSLGAGLMAAQEGAMVKRLHSGRAAEAGVRGAELAAKGFTGISDMVEAEYGGFLAAFAGKINVDRAVQGLLPGQDMQWEVLRTGFKPHAMVTSIHGALDALRTVMTDNDLAAGDIARITAYVSHPTYVHCAWPYKAQGITAAQMNLYYGLAMIALDGEAFTAQFTEDRIKAPEVLRFIDRIDAEVDPAIEAEGPGARHMARVTVRTTDGRELSHTERNRRGSPENPVSAADLDRKYDALAIPVLGEAKAAKVKDFVAGLDTAEDIRPLMNLLTA from the coding sequence GCCTGCTGCCTGCACGGCGCCACCCTGCCGTGGACGCGCATGGTCGCCGACCTGGTCGACGCCGACGGCGGCACGCCCGAGGCGTCCCTGATCGGCATGCTGCGCATGGTGCCCGTGGCCAACGCCGTGCTGGTCAACGCCACGGCGGGCCATGCGTTTGAGATGGACGACATCCACCGCGACGCCATCACCCATCCCAATTCCATCGCCGTGCCGGTGGCGCTCAACATGGGCGAGCGCCTGCTGGGCACGCGCCGCGCCGGGGTGCCGGGGGCGCTGGTGCTGACCGCCATGGCGGCGGGATACGAGGTCGCCTGCCGCGTCGGGGCCGCCGCCGGGACCGACCTTCTGTTGCGGGGGTTCCACCCCCAGGGCACCGTCGGCCCGCTGGTCGCCGCCGCCACGGCGGCGCGCATGATGGGCCTGGACGCCGCCGGCATGGCCAACGCGCTGGGCATCGCCGGATCGCTCGGCGCCGGGCTGATGGCGGCTCAGGAAGGGGCCATGGTCAAACGCCTGCATTCCGGCCGTGCGGCCGAGGCCGGGGTCCGGGGGGCGGAGTTGGCGGCCAAGGGCTTCACCGGTATCTCCGACATGGTCGAGGCCGAATACGGCGGCTTCCTCGCCGCCTTCGCCGGCAAGATCAACGTGGACCGCGCCGTGCAGGGTCTGCTGCCCGGCCAGGACATGCAATGGGAAGTCCTGCGCACGGGGTTCAAGCCCCATGCCATGGTGACCAGCATTCACGGCGCCCTCGACGCGCTCCGCACCGTGATGACGGACAACGATCTGGCCGCCGGCGACATCGCCCGCATCACGGCATATGTCAGCCATCCGACCTATGTCCATTGCGCCTGGCCCTACAAGGCCCAGGGCATCACGGCGGCGCAGATGAACCTGTATTACGGGCTCGCCATGATCGCCCTGGACGGCGAGGCCTTCACCGCCCAGTTCACCGAGGACCGCATCAAGGCGCCCGAGGTGCTCAGGTTCATCGACCGCATCGACGCCGAGGTCGATCCCGCGATCGAGGCCGAGGGTCCGGGTGCGCGCCACATGGCGCGGGTCACGGTGCGCACCACGGACGGGCGGGAGTTGTCCCATACCGAGCGCAACCGCCGCGGCAGCCCGGAAAACCCCGTTTCGGCGGCGGACCTGGACCGCAAGTACGATGCGCTTGCGATTCCGGTGCTGGGCGAGGCCAAGGCGGCGAAGGTGAAGGACTTCGTAGCCGGCCTGGACACCGCCGAGGACATCCGCCCGCTGATGAATCTGTTGACGGCGTAA
- a CDS encoding PilZ domain-containing protein: protein MPEERRAARRFDISELIFVSSKAETRTGLLRDISRQGAQVEFSDILGRTQHAFAAGDAVDLRIDGLGELPGVVSRLTGKGVAIEFRIDGERQEMLRAEIQEAFDAA, encoded by the coding sequence ATGCCTGAAGAACGCCGCGCCGCGCGCCGGTTCGATATCAGCGAGCTTATCTTCGTATCCTCCAAGGCGGAGACGAGAACGGGGCTTCTGCGGGACATTTCCCGGCAGGGGGCGCAGGTCGAATTTTCCGATATTCTTGGCCGGACCCAGCATGCCTTTGCCGCGGGCGACGCGGTCGATCTTCGCATTGACGGGCTGGGTGAATTGCCCGGCGTCGTCTCGCGCCTGACGGGCAAGGGGGTTGCCATCGAATTCCGGATCGACGGCGAGCGGCAGGAAATGCTGCGGGCGGAAATTCAGGAAGCCTTCGACGCGGCTTAG
- a CDS encoding TrkH family potassium uptake protein, translating to MLNIRPVVHLLGLLSCFVAVLLCIPALTDAIYHDQDWKPFITAALVTGFIGFALAIAAWPKDGIKLNLRQAFLVTALGWVTVAAIAAIPFLGLGISLTDAVFESMSGITTTGSTILTGLDHLPPGILLWRAILQWLGGIGIIAMAILMLPLMRVGGMQLFKIESSDTGEKFSASAFQMVIYLMAFYTLLTVLCALLYFIFGMSLFDAVTHAMATVSTGGYSTHDASFGFFKNPALHWVATAFMAAGAIPFYLYIKAARGSPGQIFSDEQVCGFITLLVVVSLGLAGWMTWERGISFPEALTLTAFNVTSVVTTTGFATDDYTTWGPGGVGVFLALMYIGGCSGSTSGAIKIYRHQILYKLVRAHVKRLFSPNRVIQLTYNGAPVPDDVPYSILAFLAVFVATIAVFTVALSFLELDILTAYSATVTAITNVGPGLGPIIGPSGTFEPLPDAAKWILTLAMLAGRLEVLALLVMFDRDFWRY from the coding sequence ATGCTGAACATTCGGCCCGTCGTGCACCTTCTGGGGCTGCTGTCCTGCTTTGTCGCGGTGCTTCTTTGCATCCCGGCCCTGACCGATGCCATCTACCACGACCAGGATTGGAAACCGTTCATCACGGCGGCCCTGGTCACCGGCTTCATCGGCTTCGCCCTGGCCATCGCCGCCTGGCCCAAGGACGGCATCAAGCTGAATCTGCGCCAGGCGTTTCTGGTCACGGCCCTGGGCTGGGTCACGGTCGCCGCCATCGCGGCGATCCCGTTCCTGGGCTTGGGCATCAGCCTGACCGACGCGGTGTTCGAATCCATGTCCGGCATCACCACCACCGGCTCCACCATCCTGACCGGCCTGGATCACCTGCCGCCGGGCATCCTTTTGTGGCGGGCGATCCTGCAATGGCTGGGCGGCATCGGGATCATCGCCATGGCGATCCTCATGCTGCCGCTGATGCGGGTCGGCGGCATGCAGCTGTTCAAGATCGAAAGTTCGGACACGGGCGAGAAGTTCAGCGCCAGCGCGTTCCAGATGGTCATCTACCTGATGGCCTTCTACACGCTGCTGACGGTGCTTTGCGCCCTGCTTTATTTCATCTTCGGCATGTCCCTGTTCGACGCCGTGACCCATGCCATGGCGACGGTATCGACGGGCGGCTATTCGACCCACGACGCGTCCTTCGGGTTTTTCAAGAACCCGGCCCTGCACTGGGTCGCCACGGCGTTCATGGCCGCCGGCGCCATTCCGTTCTACCTGTACATCAAGGCCGCGCGCGGAAGCCCGGGCCAAATATTCTCCGATGAACAGGTGTGCGGCTTCATCACCCTTTTGGTCGTCGTCAGCCTCGGCCTGGCCGGCTGGATGACCTGGGAGCGCGGCATTTCGTTTCCCGAAGCCCTGACCCTGACGGCGTTCAACGTGACCTCGGTGGTGACCACCACGGGCTTCGCCACCGACGACTACACGACCTGGGGTCCCGGCGGGGTCGGGGTGTTCCTGGCCCTCATGTACATCGGCGGCTGTTCGGGGTCGACCTCGGGCGCGATCAAGATCTACCGCCACCAGATCCTCTACAAACTGGTGCGCGCCCATGTGAAGCGCCTGTTCAGCCCCAACCGGGTGATCCAGCTGACCTATAACGGGGCCCCCGTGCCGGACGACGTGCCCTATTCCATCCTCGCCTTCCTGGCCGTGTTCGTGGCGACCATCGCCGTGTTCACGGTGGCGCTGTCGTTCCTGGAACTGGATATCCTGACGGCCTATTCGGCGACGGTGACCGCGATCACCAACGTCGGCCCGGGCCTGGGCCCGATCATCGGCCCGTCCGGCACGTTCGAACCCCTGCCCGACGCGGCGAAATGGATTCTGACGCTGGCCATGCTGGCCGGGCGGCTTGAGGTGCTGGCCCTGCTTGTCATGTTCGACCGGGATTTCTGGCGCTACTAA
- the purQ gene encoding phosphoribosylformylglycinamidine synthase subunit PurQ: MPTNTKAAVIVFPGSNCDRDMKVALEAVTGTDVIMHWHRDTELPDVDLIAVPGGFSYGDYLRSGAMAANSPVMRTVVERANKGVPVLGVCNGFQVLTEAGLLPGALMRNAGLKFVCKDVWLKVENTDTPFTGAYSADQVIRIPVAHHDGNYFADDATLDRLEGEGRVAFRYCDPKGKVADEANPNGSRNNIAGIVNEAGNVLGMMPHPERLAEAALGGTDGKPLFDGLVAALH; this comes from the coding sequence ATGCCGACCAACACGAAAGCCGCCGTCATCGTCTTTCCCGGCTCCAACTGCGACCGCGACATGAAGGTCGCGCTGGAAGCGGTGACGGGAACGGACGTCATCATGCATTGGCACCGCGACACCGAACTGCCCGACGTCGACCTGATCGCCGTGCCGGGCGGGTTCAGCTATGGCGATTATCTGCGCTCCGGTGCGATGGCCGCCAATTCGCCGGTCATGCGCACGGTGGTGGAGCGCGCCAACAAGGGTGTGCCCGTGCTGGGCGTGTGCAACGGCTTTCAGGTGCTGACCGAGGCCGGCCTGCTGCCGGGGGCCCTGATGCGCAACGCGGGCCTGAAATTCGTGTGCAAGGACGTGTGGCTCAAGGTCGAGAACACGGACACGCCGTTCACCGGCGCCTATTCGGCAGATCAGGTGATCCGCATCCCCGTCGCCCATCACGACGGCAACTATTTCGCCGACGACGCGACCCTGGACCGTCTTGAGGGCGAAGGCCGCGTCGCCTTCCGCTACTGCGACCCCAAGGGCAAGGTTGCGGACGAGGCCAATCCCAACGGCAGCCGCAACAACATCGCCGGCATCGTCAACGAGGCCGGCAATGTGCTGGGCATGATGCCGCACCCCGAACGCCTTGCCGAAGCCGCGCTTGGCGGCACCGACGGCAAACCCCTGTTCGACGGGCTGGTCGCCGCCCTGCACTAG
- the purS gene encoding phosphoribosylformylglycinamidine synthase subunit PurS, translating to MKARVHVTLKSGVLDPQGKAVQHSLAGLGFAGVNDVRQGKYIELELAETDPKKAKASVEAMCQKLLANTVIENFSVDIAEG from the coding sequence ATGAAAGCACGCGTCCACGTTACCCTGAAATCCGGCGTTCTCGATCCGCAAGGCAAGGCGGTCCAGCATTCGCTGGCCGGGCTCGGCTTCGCCGGCGTCAACGACGTGCGCCAGGGCAAGTACATCGAACTGGAACTGGCCGAAACCGATCCCAAGAAGGCCAAGGCATCCGTGGAGGCCATGTGCCAGAAGCTGCTGGCCAACACGGTGATCGAGAACTTTTCCGTCGATATCGCCGAAGGCTGA
- a CDS encoding phosphoribosylaminoimidazolesuccinocarboxamide synthase: MARRRQIYEGKAKVLFEGPEPGTIVQYFKDDATAFNNQKKGTITGKGVLNNRISEYLMLRLGEIGVPTHFVRRLNMREQLVREVEIIPVEIIVRNVAAGTFSKRFGMEEGTALPRSIIEFCYKSDELGDPLIAEEHVTAFGWATPQDMDEIMALSLRINDYLSGLFMGIGLKLVDFKLEFGRLWENDQTMRIVLADEISPDSMRLWDLVTNEKMDKDRFRRDLGNVAEAYQEVARRLGILPESGPVDIKEPETVQ; this comes from the coding sequence ATGGCAAGACGCAGACAGATTTACGAAGGCAAGGCAAAGGTCCTTTTCGAGGGCCCGGAACCCGGCACCATCGTTCAGTACTTCAAGGACGACGCGACCGCCTTCAACAACCAGAAAAAGGGCACCATCACCGGCAAGGGGGTGCTCAACAACCGGATTTCCGAGTATTTGATGCTCCGCCTCGGCGAGATCGGCGTGCCGACCCACTTCGTGCGGCGCCTCAACATGCGCGAGCAGCTTGTCCGCGAGGTCGAGATCATCCCCGTCGAGATCATCGTGCGTAACGTCGCCGCCGGCACGTTCTCCAAGCGCTTCGGCATGGAGGAAGGCACGGCCCTGCCGCGCTCGATCATCGAATTCTGCTACAAGTCGGACGAACTGGGCGACCCCCTGATCGCCGAGGAACACGTCACCGCCTTCGGCTGGGCGACGCCGCAGGACATGGACGAGATCATGGCCCTGTCTTTACGCATCAACGACTATCTGTCGGGCCTGTTCATGGGCATCGGCCTGAAACTGGTCGATTTCAAGCTGGAATTCGGCCGCCTATGGGAAAACGACCAGACCATGCGCATCGTGCTGGCCGACGAGATCAGCCCCGATTCCATGCGCCTGTGGGACCTCGTGACCAACGAAAAGATGGACAAGGACCGATTCCGCCGCGATCTCGGCAATGTCGCGGAGGCCTATCAGGAGGTCGCCCGGCGCCTCGGCATCCTGCCGGAATCGGGCCCCGTCGACATCAAGGAACCGGAGACCGTTCAGTAA
- a CDS encoding NRDE family protein: MCTLVILRRPGHDWPLIVAANRDEMADRLSDPPGRHWPDAPHVTAGRDRTAGGTWLGVNDDRMVAGVLNRHGSLGQEAGKRSRGELPLEALSHGEAEAAAEALAHLDGSAYRSFNLIVADVNRAFWISGNGTNPKVSAQEIDPGLSMITAHDLNDDASARIGRYRPLFEAAPPPEPAKGAEGWDAWVALMSEFKEWRGGSERDSMAFTTDFGFQTVSSSLIALPKPFDPALKPQWLFCPERPRPGGFRPITN; encoded by the coding sequence ATGTGCACACTCGTCATTCTACGCCGCCCGGGCCATGACTGGCCACTGATCGTCGCCGCCAACCGCGACGAGATGGCCGACCGGCTTTCCGACCCGCCGGGCCGCCATTGGCCGGATGCCCCCCATGTCACGGCCGGGCGGGATAGAACCGCCGGCGGCACCTGGCTGGGCGTCAACGACGACCGCATGGTGGCCGGCGTGTTGAACCGCCACGGATCGCTGGGCCAGGAAGCCGGCAAGCGGTCACGCGGCGAATTGCCGCTGGAAGCCCTGAGCCACGGCGAGGCCGAGGCCGCCGCCGAGGCCCTGGCCCATCTCGACGGCAGCGCCTATCGATCCTTCAACCTGATCGTCGCCGACGTGAACCGCGCCTTCTGGATTTCCGGCAACGGCACGAATCCCAAGGTTTCCGCCCAGGAAATCGATCCGGGCCTGTCGATGATCACGGCCCATGACCTGAACGACGACGCGTCGGCGCGCATCGGCCGTTACCGCCCGCTGTTCGAGGCCGCCCCCCCGCCCGAACCGGCCAAAGGGGCCGAGGGCTGGGACGCCTGGGTCGCCTTGATGTCGGAGTTCAAGGAATGGCGGGGCGGCAGCGAGCGCGATTCCATGGCGTTCACGACGGATTTCGGGTTCCAAACCGTGTCGTCGTCGCTGATCGCCCTGCCGAAACCCTTCGATCCGGCCCTGAAGCCCCAGTGGCTGTTCTGTCCCGAGCGGCCCCGGCCCGGCGGGTTCCGGCCAATCACCAACTGA
- a CDS encoding DUF1476 domain-containing protein, with amino-acid sequence MSDAFKDREKGYEAKYQLDEEQRFKAESRRNKLLGLWLAEAFGLKGSDADAYAREVVLADLDEPGVDDVVRKVMSDIETRGLAITEDQIRRKLDDLLHTAAEQIKSE; translated from the coding sequence ATGTCTGACGCCTTCAAGGACCGGGAAAAAGGTTACGAAGCCAAGTACCAGTTGGACGAAGAACAGCGGTTCAAGGCGGAATCCCGGCGCAACAAGCTGCTGGGCCTGTGGCTGGCCGAGGCCTTCGGGCTGAAGGGCTCCGACGCCGACGCCTACGCCCGCGAAGTGGTCCTGGCCGATCTGGACGAACCCGGCGTCGACGACGTGGTCCGCAAGGTCATGAGCGATATCGAAACGCGCGGCCTCGCGATCACCGAAGACCAGATCCGGCGCAAGCTCGACGACCTGCTGCACACCGCGGCCGAGCAGATCAAAAGCGAATAA
- the purB gene encoding adenylosuccinate lyase, translating into MIPRYSRPQMAAIWEPANKFRIWFEIEAHACDAQAQLGVIPKEAAKTVWEKGDKPYDGARIDRIDEIERETRHDVIAFTTELAEHIGDDARFVHQGMTSSDVLDTCLAVQLKQAATILLDDVDKVLAALKTRAMEHKMTPVMGRSHGIHAEPTTVGLKLARFYAEFQRARWRLENARDEIATCAISGAVGTFANIDPFVEEYVAEKMGLTPEPISTQVIPRDRHAMFFATLGVVAASMENLATEIRHMQRTEVREAQEYFAPGQKGSSAMPHKRNPILTENLTGLARIVRMAVVPALENVALWHERDISHSSVERMIGPDATVTLDFALARLASVVEKLVIYPANMKEHIDKFGGIHDAQRVLLFLTQKGVSREDAYRIVQRNAMRVWKSFGIDPDDPDKPAHLDAEDEQAQSYDNRLMFFLERDADIKKLLTPEELNALFEVSSLAYHTAQVDTVFRRVFGE; encoded by the coding sequence ATGATCCCGCGCTATTCCCGCCCCCAGATGGCCGCCATCTGGGAGCCCGCCAACAAGTTCCGCATCTGGTTCGAGATCGAGGCCCACGCCTGCGACGCCCAGGCCCAGTTGGGCGTGATCCCGAAAGAGGCCGCCAAGACCGTCTGGGAAAAGGGCGACAAGCCCTATGACGGGGCGCGCATCGACCGCATCGACGAGATCGAGCGCGAGACCAGGCACGACGTCATCGCCTTCACCACGGAACTGGCGGAGCATATCGGCGACGACGCCCGCTTCGTTCACCAGGGCATGACGTCGTCGGATGTGCTGGACACCTGTCTGGCCGTGCAGTTGAAACAGGCGGCGACGATTTTGCTCGACGACGTCGACAAGGTTCTGGCGGCGCTGAAGACCCGCGCCATGGAACACAAGATGACCCCGGTGATGGGCCGCAGCCACGGCATCCATGCCGAACCGACGACCGTGGGCCTGAAATTGGCGCGGTTCTATGCGGAATTCCAGCGCGCGCGCTGGCGCCTGGAAAACGCCCGCGACGAGATCGCGACCTGCGCCATTTCCGGCGCCGTCGGCACCTTCGCCAACATCGACCCCTTCGTCGAGGAATACGTGGCCGAGAAGATGGGCCTCACGCCGGAACCGATTTCGACGCAAGTCATCCCCCGCGACCGCCACGCCATGTTCTTCGCGACCCTGGGCGTGGTCGCCGCGTCCATGGAAAACCTGGCCACGGAAATCCGCCACATGCAGCGCACGGAAGTGCGCGAGGCCCAGGAATATTTCGCGCCGGGGCAGAAGGGCTCCAGCGCCATGCCGCACAAGCGCAACCCGATCCTGACGGAAAACCTGACGGGCTTGGCGCGCATCGTGCGCATGGCCGTGGTTCCGGCCCTGGAAAACGTGGCGCTGTGGCACGAACGCGACATCTCGCATTCCTCGGTCGAGCGCATGATCGGCCCGGACGCCACGGTAACACTTGATTTTGCCCTGGCGCGGTTGGCCAGCGTGGTTGAAAAACTGGTCATCTATCCGGCCAACATGAAGGAACATATCGACAAGTTCGGCGGCATCCACGACGCTCAGCGAGTGCTGTTGTTCCTGACCCAGAAAGGCGTTTCCCGCGAGGACGCCTACCGCATCGTGCAGCGCAACGCCATGCGGGTGTGGAAAAGCTTCGGCATCGACCCGGACGATCCAGACAAGCCGGCCCATCTGGACGCCGAGGACGAACAGGCGCAATCCTACGACAACCGCCTGATGTTCTTCCTGGAACGGGATGCGGACATCAAGAAGCTGTTGACGCCCGAGGAACTGAACGCGCTGTTCGAGGTCTCGTCCCTGGCCTATCACACGGCCCAGGTCGATACCGTGTTCCGCCGGGTGTTCGGCGAATAG
- a CDS encoding Gfo/Idh/MocA family oxidoreductase → MNLFTLLKVRAAEGRPIRVGLIGAGKFGSMYLAQAPKTPGVHVAGVVDLNPANARANLDRVGWSAARTNVASLDAAVKSGQTYLFDDWRALVTHPAIDIVVECTGNPVAAVDHCLAAFAAGKHVVNVTVEADAFCGPLLAAKAGDAGVIYSLAYGDQPALACELVDWARTAGFPVVAAGRGHKWLPHFRESTPDTVWDHWGLSAEQAKAGGLNPKMFNAFLDGSKPAIETAAIANATGLEAPEDGLAFPPGSIDDIPTLMRPRDEGGILEKKGLVEAVASLRTDGTPIPHDIRKGVWVCVEADTDYIRRCFEEYQVTTDPSGRYMCNYKKWHMIGLELGISVASIGLRGEPTGVATCFNADVVATAKRALAPGDMLDGEGGATVFGKLQPAAKSMAEGRLPLGLAHQLKVVRPVAKDAMLTWDDVAVDETQSATQIRREMEVMFGGGAAGARLAG, encoded by the coding sequence ATGAATCTGTTCACTCTGCTGAAGGTCCGTGCGGCCGAAGGCCGGCCGATCCGCGTCGGGCTGATCGGCGCCGGCAAGTTCGGCTCCATGTATCTGGCCCAGGCGCCGAAGACGCCGGGTGTGCACGTCGCGGGCGTGGTTGACCTGAACCCGGCCAACGCCCGGGCCAATCTGGACCGGGTCGGCTGGTCGGCGGCGCGCACCAACGTGGCTTCTCTCGACGCCGCCGTGAAATCGGGCCAAACCTATCTGTTCGACGACTGGCGGGCCCTGGTCACTCATCCCGCCATCGACATCGTCGTCGAATGCACCGGCAATCCCGTGGCCGCGGTCGATCATTGTCTGGCCGCCTTCGCCGCCGGCAAGCATGTCGTCAACGTGACGGTCGAGGCCGATGCCTTCTGCGGGCCGCTGCTGGCCGCCAAGGCCGGGGACGCCGGAGTGATCTATTCGCTCGCCTACGGCGATCAGCCGGCGCTGGCGTGCGAGCTGGTCGACTGGGCGCGCACGGCGGGTTTTCCCGTGGTCGCCGCCGGGCGCGGTCATAAATGGTTGCCGCATTTCCGGGAATCGACGCCGGACACGGTATGGGACCATTGGGGGCTGAGCGCCGAACAGGCCAAGGCCGGGGGGCTCAACCCCAAGATGTTCAACGCCTTCCTCGACGGCTCCAAGCCCGCCATCGAAACCGCCGCCATCGCCAACGCGACGGGGCTCGAGGCGCCCGAGGACGGCCTCGCCTTCCCGCCCGGTTCCATCGACGACATTCCGACCCTGATGCGCCCCCGCGACGAAGGCGGGATTTTGGAAAAGAAGGGCCTGGTCGAGGCCGTGGCTTCGCTGCGCACGGACGGCACGCCGATCCCCCACGACATCCGCAAGGGGGTGTGGGTCTGCGTCGAGGCCGATACGGACTACATCCGCCGCTGTTTCGAGGAATACCAGGTCACCACCGACCCCTCCGGCCGCTACATGTGCAACTACAAGAAATGGCACATGATCGGTCTGGAACTGGGGATCTCCGTCGCCTCCATCGGCCTGCGGGGGGAGCCCACGGGGGTCGCCACCTGCTTCAACGCCGACGTGGTGGCCACGGCCAAGCGGGCTCTCGCCCCCGGCGACATGCTGGACGGCGAAGGCGGGGCGACCGTGTTCGGCAAGTTGCAGCCGGCGGCCAAATCCATGGCCGAGGGGCGCCTGCCGCTGGGCCTCGCCCATCAGCTGAAGGTCGTCCGCCCCGTGGCCAAGGACGCCATGCTGACCTGGGACGACGTCGCCGTGGACGAAACCCAGAGCGCCACGCAAATCCGCCGCGAGATGGAAGTCATGTTCGGCGGCGGCGCGGCGGGCGCGCGGCTGGCGGGCTGA
- a CDS encoding CBS domain-containing protein, with protein MVSPLPGDGGSIPKSVRRLVEEKGSAVSTISPDDLVVDAARMMAEEKIGVLVCCDDPTIVSGVISERDIVRVFAEHPEGVGAMLVHDVMTRDVRTCHMDDDIATAMAIMQKGGFRHLPVVDDGRLRALISATDILMFYMKYANLNDRQVILAIILESGLVYPGG; from the coding sequence ATGGTGTCACCACTGCCCGGGGACGGGGGAAGCATCCCCAAGTCCGTCCGCCGTCTGGTCGAGGAAAAGGGCTCGGCCGTCTCGACCATTTCGCCCGACGATCTGGTCGTCGACGCGGCCCGCATGATGGCGGAAGAAAAGATCGGCGTGCTGGTCTGCTGCGACGACCCGACGATCGTTTCGGGCGTCATTTCCGAACGCGACATCGTGCGTGTGTTCGCCGAACATCCCGAAGGCGTGGGCGCGATGCTGGTCCATGACGTGATGACCAGGGACGTGCGGACCTGCCACATGGACGACGACATCGCGACGGCCATGGCGATCATGCAGAAGGGCGGGTTCCGCCATCTGCCCGTCGTCGACGACGGCCGCCTGCGCGCTCTGATCAGCGCCACCGACATCCTGATGTTCTATATGAAATACGCCAACCTGAACGACCGCCAGGTCATCCTGGCGATCATCCTGGAATCAGGCCTGGTCTATCCTGGCGGCTGA
- the ectA gene encoding diaminobutyrate acetyltransferase: protein MPDQALTTEPSDPATRNGGGSLTPIEVKVAATEAVLDVDGVGIRAPSLGEGALMWELARDAGGLDLNSPYAYMMAGRHFQSTCAIAEVYGKPAGFVMAHRIPSRPDVLFIWQVAVLPDFRGLGIAKRMFDHLLEREENAGVRTMEATVTSSNKASAALFAAFAKSRNAELDVRTGFTAADFPDGHGHEAEDLYVIAPIADIT, encoded by the coding sequence ATGCCCGACCAAGCACTGACAACTGAACCCTCGGATCCTGCAACTAGGAATGGCGGGGGCTCCCTTACACCGATCGAGGTCAAAGTCGCCGCCACTGAAGCCGTACTTGACGTCGATGGTGTTGGCATACGTGCCCCGTCCTTAGGCGAGGGCGCGTTGATGTGGGAACTGGCGCGCGACGCGGGCGGGTTGGACCTGAATTCCCCTTACGCATACATGATGGCGGGCCGCCATTTTCAAAGCACCTGTGCCATTGCCGAGGTTTATGGAAAACCCGCCGGTTTCGTCATGGCGCACCGCATTCCGTCGCGCCCGGATGTCCTGTTTATCTGGCAGGTCGCCGTGTTGCCGGATTTTCGCGGCCTCGGCATCGCGAAACGGATGTTCGACCATCTCCTCGAGCGAGAAGAAAACGCAGGCGTGCGCACCATGGAAGCCACGGTGACGTCGTCGAACAAGGCCTCCGCCGCGCTGTTCGCGGCTTTCGCCAAAAGCCGCAATGCTGAATTGGACGTGCGCACCGGCTTCACCGCCGCCGATTTCCCCGATGGTCATGGTCACGAGGCGGAAGACCTCTACGTGATTGCGCCCATCGCCGACATTACCTAA